A single genomic interval of Macadamia integrifolia cultivar HAES 741 chromosome 6, SCU_Mint_v3, whole genome shotgun sequence harbors:
- the LOC122081358 gene encoding protein phosphatase 2C 51-like isoform X1, with translation MLVAVENQEKAMTSPDSGIEDVSEMTRTMQVQRKSLEGRQVKSFCDNKDDGECVKTRKRKHLRKKLSPAVSSRSLELKKEGSSENLGSDESLSPQSLSSSSSSLSDQSSENEGVAVGILEASSEVFGREEVIRSFPCLSHGFASVCGRRREMEDAVTVVPGLLTGKSVWYDFFGVYDGHGGSLVANACRDRLHRVLVKEIEGREALDGTAWKEGDDEFDWKEVMGRCFAKMDEEFKGSGVDEEDDSALERTIGSTAVVAVVGTEELVVANCGDSRAVLSRGGVAVPLSRDHKPDRPDEMERVEAAGGRVINWNGNRVLGVLATSRSIGDHYLKPYVISEPEVTVNKRTEADEFLILASDGLWDVMSNEVACEIVRRCFDGQMMKRFSKMGKGLRGGGAGEAAAVLAELAMARGSRDNISVVVVELRKLSNNGFS, from the exons ATGCTTGTCGCTGTTGAGAATCAAGAGAAAGCGATGACTTCGCCGGATTCCGGCATCGAAGACGTTTCTGAGATGACAAGGACGATGCAGGTTCAACGGAAAAGCTTAGAAGGTCGACAGGTGAAATCGTTCTGCGATAACAAGGACGACGGAGAATGTGTGAAGACTAGGAAGAGGAAGCATTTGAGGAAGAAATTGTCACCGGCGGTGTCTTCTAGATCGTTGGaactgaaaaaagaaggaagttCCGAAAATTTAGGTTCTGATGAATCATTATCGCCGCAATCGttgtcgtcgtcatcatcgtcaCTTTCAGATCAGTCATCGGAGAACGAAGGTGTAGCGGTGGGGATACTGGAGGCGAGCAGCGAAGTATTCGGACGTGAAGAGGTGATACGGAGCTTTCCGTGCCTATCGCATGGTTTCGCTTCTGTGTGTGGCCggagaagagagatggaagaTGCTGTTACGGTGGTCCCGGGGCTTTTAACCGGAAAATCGGTATGGTACGATTTCTTTGGGGTCTACGACGGGCATGGTGGTTCATTGGTAGCGAATGCGTGTCGGGATAGGTTACATAGAGTGCTAGTGAAGGAGATTGAAGGCCGTGAGGCGTTGGATGGAACGGCTTGGAAGGAAGGAGATGATGAGTTTGATTGGAAGGAAGTGATGGGACGTTGTTTTGCTAAGATGGATGAGGAATTCAAAGGAAGTGGAgtggatgaggaggatgattcgGCATTGGAGAGAACCATCGGATCGACGGCTGTGGTGGCGGTTGTTGGAACTGAGGAGCTTGTTGTCGCTAATTGCGGGGATTCCAGAGCCGTTCTTTCTCGCGGAGGGGTTGCAGTTCCACTCTCTCGTGATCACAAG CCTGACAGACCTGACGAGATGGAGAGAGTAGAAGCTGCTGGTGGGAGAGTAATAAACTGGAACGGTAATCGTGTCTTAGGAGTACTTGCTACTTCTAGATCAATAG GGGATCACTATCTCAAACCATATGTGATTTCAGAGCCGGAGGTTACAGTCAACAAGAGAACTGAGGCTGATGAATTCCTGATATTAGCTAGTGATGGATTGTGGGATGTTATGTCAAATGAAGTTGCTTGTGAGATTGTAAGAAGATGCTTCGATGGCCAaatgatgaagagattctcaaaGATGGGGAAGGGATTGAGGGGAGGTGGTGCTGGTGAGGCGGCAGCTGTGCTCGCCGAGCTTGCAATGGCCAGGGGAAGCAGAGATAACATTAGCGTTGTTGTAGTAGAACTGAGGAAATTAAGCAACAATGGCTTCTCTTGA
- the LOC122081257 gene encoding pentatricopeptide repeat-containing protein At3g49170, chloroplastic: protein MVSYCYLYAPAKISSPPFKSSSSSRRKISSSQSVVKLKHPRLELVKNRLIRLADAGNLDYALSTLDLMTQQRIPADLVTYSVLLKSCIRSRDLNRGKIIHARLIESGLELDTIVLNSLISLYSKCGDWGTAKAIFDGMGSGGRDLISWSAMISCFSHNNQELQAIATFYEMLKSGHYPNQFCFAGVIQACSNAENVRTGLVIFGFVTKTGYLESDLCVGCALIDMFAKGSGDMVSARKVFDRMPERNVVTWTLMITRYAHSGCTVDAVGLFLDMELSGFVPDRFTLTSVTSACAELGSFQLGQQLHSRAIKSGLAFDVCVGCSLVDMYAKCVSDGSMDCSRKIFDRMPDHNVMSWTAIITGYMQLGGFDEEAIGLFCEMIQEGVPPNHFTFSSVLKACGNLSDPFIGEQVYAHAVKLGLASVNCVGNAVISMYARSGRMEEARKAFDILFEKNMVSYNTILDGYAKNMNSKEAFELFHQSEIMEIGVSAFTFASLLSGAASIGSINKGEQLHARLLKAGFESNQCIGNALISMYSRCGNIEAASKVFNEMDDQNVISWSSMITGFAKHGYAREALKTFHEMVETGTKPNEITFIAVLSACSHVGMIPEGWKYFTSMHTEHGIIPRMEHYACMVDLLGRSGFFREALEFIYSMPFKADALVWRTLLGACQVHGNMDIGKQAAQHILELEPQDPAAYILLSNLYASIGQWDNVVEIRKSMKERKMIKEAGCSWIEIGNTVHKFHVGDTSHSRAREIYAELDCVASKIKSMGYIPDTDFVLHDVKEEQKEQYLFQHSEKIAVAFGLISTSKSRPIRIFKNLRVCGDCHTAMKFISEATGREIVVRDSNRFHHIKDGFCSCNDYW, encoded by the coding sequence ATGGTCAGTTACTGCTACCTGTACGCTCCCGCCAAAATCTCCTCACCTCCATTCAAATCCTCCAGCAGCTCCCGCCGAAAGATCTCTTCTTCCCAATCTGTTGTGAAGCTGAAGCATCCACGGCTCGAACTGGTTAAGAATCGTTTGATACGCCTTGCCGATGCTGGGAACCTCGATTATGCTCTCTCGACTCTTGATCTCATGACCCAACAGAGAATTCCTGCTGATTTAGTTACCTACTCTGTTCTCCTCAAATCTTGTATTCGTTCTCGAGACTTAAATCGTGGGAAGATCATCCACGCTCGACTCATCGAATCTGGGCTCGAACTCGATACCATCGTTCTGAATTCTCTTATAAGTTTGTACTCCAAATGTGGGGATTGGGGAACTGCGAAAGCTATCTTCGACGGGATGGGAAGTGGTGGTAGGGATTTGATTTCGTGGAGTGCAATGATCTCCTGTTTCTCTCACAACAACCAAGAGCTCCAAGCCATAGCCACATTCTACGAGATGCTGAAATCGGGACATTACCCCAATCAGTTTTGCTTCGCTGGTGTGATACAAGCGTGCTCTAATGCTGAGAACGTTCGCACGGGTCTAGTGATTTTTGGGTTCGTGACTAAAACGGGCTACTTGGAATCGGATTTATGCGTTGGCTGTGCTCTAATTGACATGTTTGCGAAGGGCAGTGGGGACATGGTTTCTGCACGGAAAGTGTTTGATCGCATGCCTGAAAGGAACGTGGTCACATGGACATTGATGATTACCAGATATGCACATAGTGGGTGCACAGTGGATGCCGTTGGCTTGTTTCTGGATATGGAATTGAGCGGGTTCGTGCCTGATCGGTTCACACTCACCAGTGTTACCTCTGCTTGTGCTGAATTAGGATCATTTCAACTCGGACAGCAACTGCATTCACGAGCCATCAAGTCTGGATTGGCTTTTGATGTTTGTGTTGGGTGTAGTCTGGTTGACATGTACGCCAAGTGTGTATCTGATGGATCGATGGATTGTTCAAGGAAGATCTTTGATCGGATGCCTGACCATAACGTTATGTCCTGGACGGCAATCATCACAGGGTATATGCAGTTGGGAGGGTTTGACGAGGAAGCAATTGGGCTCTTCTGTGAGATGATACAGGAAGGAGTTCCACCCAACCATTTCACATTTTCTAGTGTCCTCAAGGCATGTGGGAATCTCTCTGATCCATTTATTGGAGAGCAGGTCTATGCGCATGCAGTTAAATTAGGTCTGGCATCAGTTAACTGTGTGGGCAATGCTGTCATTAGCATGTATGCTCGATCAGGTAGGATGGAAGAGGCCCGTAAAGCTTTTGATATCCTGTTTGAGAAGAACATGGTTTCCTACAACACAATTCTTGATGGATATGCCAAGAACATGAATTCCAAAGAAGCCTTTGAACTCTTCCATCAATCTGAGATAATGGAAATTGGGGTCAGTGCTTTCACATTTGCTAGTCTTCTGAGTGGAGCTGCAAGTATTGGTTCAATTAATAAGGGTGAACAACTCCATGCTCGATTGCTGAAAGCTGGATTTGAGTCGAATCAGTGCATTGGTAACGCATTGATCTCCATGTATTCTCGTTGTGGGAACATAGAGGCTGCATCCAAAGTCTTTAATGAAATGGATGATCAGAACGTGATCTCATGGAGTTCAATGATAACGGGTTTTGCTAAACATGGATATGCAAGGGAAGCTCTAAAAACATTCCACGAAATGGTTGAGACTGGTACAAAGCCAAATGAGATCACCTTCATTGCAGTCCTCTCTGCTTGCAGCCATGTTGGTATGATTCCCGAGGGATGGAAGTACTTCACATCCATGCATACAGAGCATGGCATTATCCCAAGAATGGAGCATTATGCTTGCATGGTTGATCTATTAGGCCGGTCAGGCTTCTTTAGAGAAGCCTTGGAGTTTATCTACTCAATGCCTTTCAAGGCTGATGCTCTGGTATGGCGCACTCTGCTTGGAGCTTGCCAAGTTCATGGCAATATGGATATTGGGAAACAAGCAGCACAGCATATTCTAGAACTGGAACCTCAAGATCCAGCAGCATACATCTTACTTTCAAATTTGTATGCATCAATTGGTCAATGGGACAATGTGGTGGAAATCAGGAAAAGCatgaaagagaggaaaatgatCAAGGAAGCAGGTTGTAGCTGGATAGAGATAGGGAACACGGTGCATAAGTTCCATGTTGGTGACACTTCACACTCCCGAGCAAGGGAGATCTACGCAGAATTAGATTGCGTtgcctccaaaataaagagcatGGGTTATATACCAGATACTGATTTCGTTCTCCATGACGTGAAAGAGGAACAGAAGGAACAGTATCTTTTTCAACACAGTGAGAAGATAGCTGTCGCTTTTGGTCTCATAAGCACGTCCAAATCAAGACCCATCCGGATATTCAAGAACCTACGTGTCTGCGGGGACTGTCATACTGCAATGAAATTCATTTCAGAAGCCACAGGGCGTGAAATAGTGGTGAGGGACTCAAACCGCTTCCATCATATCAAGGATGGTTTCTGCTCCTGCAACGATTACTGGTGA
- the LOC122081358 gene encoding protein phosphatase 2C 51-like isoform X2 — protein MLVAVENQEKAMTSPDSGIEDVSEMTRTMQVQRKSLEGRQVKSFCDNKDDGECVKTRKRKHLRKKLSPAVSSRSLELKKEGSSENLGSDESLSPQSLSSSSSSLSDQSSENEGVAVGILEASSEVFGREEVIRSFPCLSHGFASVCGRRREMEDAVTVVPGLLTGKSVWYDFFGVYDGHGGSLVANACRDRLHRVLVKEIEGREALDGTAWKEGDDEFDWKEVMGRCFAKMDEEFKGSGVDEEDDSALERTIGSTAVVAVVGTEELVVANCGDSRAVLSRGGVAVPLSRDHKPDRPDEMERVEAAGGRVINWNGNRVLGVLATSRSIEPEVTVNKRTEADEFLILASDGLWDVMSNEVACEIVRRCFDGQMMKRFSKMGKGLRGGGAGEAAAVLAELAMARGSRDNISVVVVELRKLSNNGFS, from the exons ATGCTTGTCGCTGTTGAGAATCAAGAGAAAGCGATGACTTCGCCGGATTCCGGCATCGAAGACGTTTCTGAGATGACAAGGACGATGCAGGTTCAACGGAAAAGCTTAGAAGGTCGACAGGTGAAATCGTTCTGCGATAACAAGGACGACGGAGAATGTGTGAAGACTAGGAAGAGGAAGCATTTGAGGAAGAAATTGTCACCGGCGGTGTCTTCTAGATCGTTGGaactgaaaaaagaaggaagttCCGAAAATTTAGGTTCTGATGAATCATTATCGCCGCAATCGttgtcgtcgtcatcatcgtcaCTTTCAGATCAGTCATCGGAGAACGAAGGTGTAGCGGTGGGGATACTGGAGGCGAGCAGCGAAGTATTCGGACGTGAAGAGGTGATACGGAGCTTTCCGTGCCTATCGCATGGTTTCGCTTCTGTGTGTGGCCggagaagagagatggaagaTGCTGTTACGGTGGTCCCGGGGCTTTTAACCGGAAAATCGGTATGGTACGATTTCTTTGGGGTCTACGACGGGCATGGTGGTTCATTGGTAGCGAATGCGTGTCGGGATAGGTTACATAGAGTGCTAGTGAAGGAGATTGAAGGCCGTGAGGCGTTGGATGGAACGGCTTGGAAGGAAGGAGATGATGAGTTTGATTGGAAGGAAGTGATGGGACGTTGTTTTGCTAAGATGGATGAGGAATTCAAAGGAAGTGGAgtggatgaggaggatgattcgGCATTGGAGAGAACCATCGGATCGACGGCTGTGGTGGCGGTTGTTGGAACTGAGGAGCTTGTTGTCGCTAATTGCGGGGATTCCAGAGCCGTTCTTTCTCGCGGAGGGGTTGCAGTTCCACTCTCTCGTGATCACAAG CCTGACAGACCTGACGAGATGGAGAGAGTAGAAGCTGCTGGTGGGAGAGTAATAAACTGGAACGGTAATCGTGTCTTAGGAGTACTTGCTACTTCTAGATCAATAG AGCCGGAGGTTACAGTCAACAAGAGAACTGAGGCTGATGAATTCCTGATATTAGCTAGTGATGGATTGTGGGATGTTATGTCAAATGAAGTTGCTTGTGAGATTGTAAGAAGATGCTTCGATGGCCAaatgatgaagagattctcaaaGATGGGGAAGGGATTGAGGGGAGGTGGTGCTGGTGAGGCGGCAGCTGTGCTCGCCGAGCTTGCAATGGCCAGGGGAAGCAGAGATAACATTAGCGTTGTTGTAGTAGAACTGAGGAAATTAAGCAACAATGGCTTCTCTTGA